The Roseimicrobium gellanilyticum DNA segment AGCCTGTGCCTTCAGCAGGTAGTCCTTACGAAGGAAGAGGCCGTTGTCCTTGGTGAACACCGCCGGGCCCATGCGCCGGCCAATGGCGTAGTTCACCGCATCGCCCAGGATGCCCGCCACGCACATGAGGGGAATCACATACCAGAGGTTCAGTTCATTGCCGATGGCTTCATTCGCAGCTACGGCGCCCACGGCGAAAAGGAGGGAGTCACCGGGCAGGAAAGGAGTCACGACCAGGCCGGTCTCGCAGAAAATGATGAGGAACAGCAGACCATAGATCCACACGCCATGCTGACGGATGAAGTCCGGCAGGCTCTCATCGAGATGCATGACGAAGTGGAGGAAGTCCTTGATCATTTCCATAGGCGGGGCGGACTCTACACCCTGAGGGAGGGTGGGAAACTGAAAATTGCGTCGCTCAAACCCTCTGGCTGAAGGCCGTCAGGACGGGCTCAAACTCCTCGTGCCGGTCCGGGTGGTACTGGTGGCACTGAAAGCCCAATTTCCTGCCCGTCTGGATGTTGTCCGGCAGGTCATCGATGTAGAGCGTGCGCTCTGGCTCCAGGCCGAAGGTCTTGATGGCCTCCTGAAAGATGGGTTCGTGAGGCTTCATGCACCGGGCCTCATGGGAATAGATGCCCCCTGCAAAAAGCCCGAACACGTCGAATTTCTCAAACAGCCATGTCTTGTGCAGGCCGCTGGTGTTGGAGAGCAGGTAGAGCGGTACCTGTCCTGTGAGCTGCTTCACCCGCGCGATCATCGGCTCATTCGCCGTGAAGATGTCGCCCCAGATTTCCACGAACTCCGCACGCGTCCCGCGGAATCCAATGCGCTTCACGCTTTGTGCGATGAAGTCGTCATCCGCAATGCGTCCGCTCTCCAGGGCATCCTTGAAGGGAGCGAGCAGAGCCAGCACCTCCTGACTGGTTGCGTCACTCTGCGCGGCGAATTTCTGGGCGGCGTGCGTGAAGTCGAAACGTACCAGCACGTTACCGATGTCGAAGAGCAGGGCCTGCGGCATGTCGTTGCTAAAATTCAAGCGGGTCGGGAATGGTCCAGCACCACATGCGCGATGCGCATGGCCGCGTCCGGCATGCTGTGGGCGAGCATGTTCGCTTTCATGCGGCGGGCTTCGGCGCGGTTGTGCTCCAGCATCTTCGCCGCTTCACGGCCTGTCTCCTCGGGAGTGCGCGTGGTCACCCCGCAGCCGTGGCTGGTGAGCAGTTCCGCATTTCCCTCCTCCTGACCAGGTACTACATAGTCGATGATGGCCGGGCAGGTGGCCGCGAGTGATTCATGCAGGATGGCACCCCCTGCCTTGCAAATCACGAAGTCATGCGTCTGCAGCAGCTTGGGAATCTGGTTCGTCCATCCCATGACTTCGATGTCCGCCTTTGGCAGGGAATCAGTGAAGCTGCGTACCACGTGGTGCAGGCGCGAGGCATGCTTGCCCACCGGCAGCGTCAGCCTCACTCCGGCAGCGACGAGCGGTCGCAGGGATTCGAGCGTTCTGGCGACGTGAGCTACTCCGGTGGAGGGCAGGTACAGCATGCGCCCGTGGGCGGAAATGCACTCTTCCGGCTTCGGTGGTGTCAGGAAATCCAGGCTGACTGGAAAACCGGTGATGTGAACCTTCTCCGGTTCCGCGCCCAGTTTCACTGCACTGTCCTTGGAGGCCTCATCAGCCACGCAGTAGCCATCACTGGGGGCGATCAGCCACAGGGGATGGATGCTGATGGAGTCCGTGACCACCGTGTACACCGGCGGCACACGGTGCCCCATGGTCTTGATCTGCCCCAGCAGCTTCGAGTAAATGGGGTAGGTGCAGACGATGGCACGCGGCTGGTGCTTCTTCAGCAGTTCCCCGATGGCATTGCGCAGTCCGGCGGTGATGTCCGGTTTGCTGTCAAATTTCATCCCGCCACTGTTCCGGTAGAACCACGCCCATGCCTTTGGAGCACGTGTGATCAGCATCTGGTAGTTCTGCTTCATCAGGGGCGCGAAGACTGGATGCGCCTCATCAAAGACATCCACCACCAGGTGTTCTTCCTGGGGAGCGAGACGTTCCAGCGCGTTGCGCACATTGCGCGCCGCCGTGTTGTGTCCGTCGCCGAAGCCTGCCGTGAGTAGAAGTATCACCGTGAGTAAGGGAAATAGCCGTGCCGCAGAAGAGTGCGAAGGAAAAATGACAAATTAGACACGGCTCCCCAGTCCCTCCCTAAATCGGGATGAATCTTGTCATGAATCGGTTTTGGCTTGTGTCTTCCCGGTCAGAATCTTGAATCAGGCATGGTCATCGGCATCACGGGAGCATCGGGATTCATTGGCAAGGCGCTGGCCCTCGCGGCGAAGGAGCGCGGGCACAAGGTCGTGGCCTTCACCAGAAAGAAGAACGGTGGCCTGCCCAATTTCGATGAGACCCGCGTGATTGTACCCACGGGGGATAAACCCGCGCTCGACCCCTCCGGTCTCGATGCCCTTGTGCACCTCGCCGGCGAGAGCGTGTACGGCTACTGGACTACCGCGAAAAAGCAGCGCATCCGTGACAGCCGTGTGGACCTCACCCGCCGCGTGGTGGATGCGCTCCAGGCTTGCAAAGAGGACGGCCCCAAGGTCTTCCTCTGCGCCAGTGGCACCGGAGCCTATGGTGACCGGGGCGATGAAATCCTCACCGAGTCTTCCAAGCGCGGCTGGGGATTTCTCGCGGATGTCTGTGCGGAATGGGAACGTGAAGCTGCCCGTGCGGCCACCTTTGGCACGCGTGTCGTGTATCTGCGCACTGGCATGGTGCTGGGGCAGGGTGGAGGTGCATGGCCAGTCCTGCGCCGTGTCTTCAGCCTGCGCTTGGGTTCCCGGCTGGGTGATGGCCGGCAGTGGGTGCCCTGGATTCACCTTGATGATGAGGTGGGCCTCATCCTCGAGGCCATCGAAAACCTTGGCTACAGCGGCCCGGTGAACCTCGCAGCGCCCAATCCGGTGACGAATGCGGAGATGACCCGTACCATCGCGAACCTGCTGAATACCTCCACCTTCATCCCCGTGCCCGGATTCGCCTTGAAGCTGGTGATGGGAGAGTTCGGCAGCGTGGCGCTGGAGAGTGCCCGGGCGAAGCCTGAGGTAGCCTTGAAGAATGGCTACGAGTTCAAGTACACCGACCTCGAGCACGCTCTCGCCATGTGCGTCTGAGGAAGTAGTCCGCAGAGCCTCGGCGGCCGCGCGTCTCGTGAGCATACTGCCGGGAGAAGGCAGAGGCGTTGATAAAACGGACCATCCAGGTGCTGTCGTATTCTGGGTATTGCGAATGCGATACCAGCACTCACCCACCGCCGAGGCTCGGCGGACTACTTTCTTCAGGTTGCCCGCATGCACATTTTCGTGTTCGATGGAGCCGTCATCCGCCTGACCCACCCGTCAGCTTCCTTTCTCCCGCATGTCCGCCGCCCAGACCACCATTGGCCTCGTCTATGATTTCGATCAGACGCTCAGCCCCGGCTACATGACGGATGACGTCGTTTTCCCGAATTACGGCATCAGCGTCGAGCAGTTCTGGAAGCGTAGCCAGGCACTCGTGGACAAAGAGGGCTACGACAATGAGCTCGCCTACCTGAAGACCATGCTGGACCTGCTCACGCCGGACCGGCCTACCAATGCTGAGCTGCGTGCACTGGGTCCGAAGCTGCGCCTCTACCCCGGTCTCCCTGAGATGTTCACCGAGCTGGAGGCCCTGCTTGGTCCCGACCATCGGGCTCTGGGCGTGCGCCTGGAGCATTACATCATCAGCTCAGGACTTCGCGAATTACTGGAGGGCAGTGTGCTCCGTCCGCATGTGAAGGCCGTGTTCGGTTGTGAGTTCGCGCAGGATCGCGAGGGCCGCATCAGCTTCCCGAAGCGCGTCATCGGCCATACCACGAAGACGCAATTCCTCTTCCGCATCAACAAGGGCATGCTGGAGCCGCATGAGGATGTGAATGATCACATGCCCTCAGACATGCGCCCCATCCCCTTCCAGCACATGATCTATCTGGGAGATGGCCCCACGGATGTGCCGTGCTTCACCCTCATGCGCCGGTACGGTGGCAATGCCATCGCTGTCTACAGCCCGGGAGACAATACCCGGAAGAGCTTCCGCAAATGCTGGCAGCTCAGCGCGCACGCGGATCGCGTGAAACACATCGCGCCTGCTGATTACCGCGCCGGGAGCCATCTGCGCCTCATGCTGGAGGAAATGATCTCCGAAATCGCCGATGGCATCGTGCGCCGGAAACGTGCGGAGGTAGACAGCTCCATGGTGAGTGCGCCGGGGTTTTAGAGCCCTGAGAGCATGCGACCCGTGCATTCAGCAACGCAGCGCCGGCTTTGTTGCAAAATGCGGTCATTCTGAAGCTAAAGCATGCCTCATGAGTTCCTCTTGCAGTGACAATCAACTTGCGAGAATCCCCCCTTCATATCATCCTGAAGGCTGGGCGTAGCTGGCGTAAGCCGCACGCTTAATCCCCCTTCCTTACAACCCCCAATGCCAAGCCTTCGCAAGCTGGGCGGCTTCATGTCGCTCGCAGGATCTTTGTTGTTTTCCATAACCAGCGTTTCCACGCTGACGGCGCAGACAAATACCTATACCGGCGCTACAAGCGCTTGGAGTGTGGGTACCAATTGGAGCTTGGGCGAGCCAACGGCAGCGCATGATGTGGTGCTTCCAGGCGTTGTTCCTGCAAGTGGAGGAACGATCACGCTTGCTGCGGGAGAGCTGGCGAACAGCCTTTCGTTTCTGAATTCTTACACGCTCACGGGCGGGAACCTCACGCTCACCACAGGAAATATCAGCGTGGATCCCACTTTCACTGGGACCATCAGTTCCGTACTGCAGGGTTCCGTGGGGCTTGCCAAGGATGGAAATGGGATCCTCGTGCTTGGGGGTGCGAATACCTTCACCGGTACGGTGAATATCAATGCCGGTACTCTCTCCATTTCAAACAACAACAACCTTGGGGCCGCCAGCAACGGCATCAATTTCACGGGAAGTGGCACCCTTGATGTCACTGCCGCAGTGACTGCCGGTCGTGCCATGTTCATCGACGCCGGCATTGTGGGCACGATGAATATCACCACGGGCGTTGTCTTCCGCATTGATGGGGTGGTCAGCGGAGGGGGCACTCTTTCGAAGAATACTTCCGGGACCCTCGTACTGGGCAATGCGGCGAACACCCTGAGCGTCATTACCAGTGCCGGTGGGAACCTCCTTCTCGAAAGCAGTGGATCGCTGGGTGATGCCTCCACCACGGTCAACATCAACGGCGGCACGATTGGTGCGGATGACAGTGGTATCAATACCTACACGGTAGGGACCTTGAACATCGGCGGGAATGTCCAGTTCGGGATCACGGCCTCAGGATTCACGGGGTCTCAGATCTTCAGCGGCACGGCGGTGGACTTGGGTGGAGCGGCCCGCACCCTGACCACCGACGAGGACGTGGTTTTCACCGGCATCGTGTCCAATGGCAGCATCGTGAAGGCGGGTGATGACTTCCTGCAGTTCAATAACAACCAAAACAGTTTCAACGGCCTGACTTTCAGCAACAACTCGTCTGTCTACCTCGGTGGCGATGATGTGCTTGGTTCAGGCATCATCACTTGGGCGGTGAGTGACGGACGTCTTCGGTCCAATGATGGCACGGCACGCATCCTGACGAACAACCTGGTTCTCAATGCCAATGCGATCTTCGGCGCAGCAAGCACCGGCAACCTGACGATTGGAAAGGTTGGTGGCACGGTGGACTTTGGGACAGGCACGCGCACCATCAACGTGGACTCGGTCACCACCACCTTCCTCAGCGCGGTGGTCAATGGCACGGGCATGAGCAAATCCGGCTCTGGCACGGCCGTGTTCCTTGCGAGCAATACCATCACGGGTAACGTCTCGATTGGTACGGGCAACATCACGGTGCGTGGTTCCACGGGCAAGCTGTCCACTGGTACGGGAGTTGTCACCGTGGGTGACAATAACGGCAATGATGAAAGCCTCACCATTGGTGATGCCGGAGACTCGCTGAGCGGCACGGTGGATCGTCTGTCGGATGGCACCACCCTCCGCTTCAATGGCAGCACTTCTGCCACGTTCAATGGTCCGGGGAATTCCATCACGGAAGTCATCGACGTACTCGATTTCGCCGCCGGCGTGGGCATCCTCACACTCAACCCTGCCGTGGGTGGTGAAATTCAGCTGAATGTCAACAATGCGACCGCCTCGCTCACCCGGTCCAACAACAACGCGATGGGCGTGATTCGTGGCACGGGACTCGGCCAGACAGGAGCGAACAGTACGCGTGTGATCTTCGCGGTCGCTCCGACCATGCTCGGCTTGGGAGGTACGGGAGCCAACACGAGCATCATCCCGTACTTGATTGGCGGTGACAGCACGACTGATGCTCCGGACACCTTCCTGACCTACGACGCTGTGAATGGAGTCAAGCCCCTGGCGGACTCGGACTACAGTGCCACGGTGACGGGCAGCCATGGCCAGAACGTCAGCGTGGGCGCCCTTGCAGAAACCATCACCGGAGATGCGTCCATCAACGCCCTGCGGTTGACGGCTGGAGGCTCGATTGCCATGAATGCTGGAGCCGATGTGGTGCTTCGTAGTGGCGCGCTCTTGTCGACGACGACCACGACCATCAGCGGACCTGGCACCCTGACCCTGGGTGAGTCTCTGGTGAATGGCACAGGACAGGGACGTCAGGGGGTGATTTTCGCCTCTGCAAATGCGACACCCATTCTCCTCACCATCAATGCCAACGTTGGTACTGCGGGTGGTTTGATCGTGGGAGACGCTGGGAGCACGGGCCACACCATCGTGCTGGGTGGAGACAACAAGATCATTGGCGGCATTGTCCTGAACGGTGGTACCCTCCGGGCAGGCAGCGCAGGAGCGCTGAATGACAACTACTTCAACGACCTGGTTCTGCGTGCCGGCAACAGCACCACGGGTGGAGCGCTTTCGACAACCCTTCAGGTGTTCGGCAACAACATCTCCGTCATCTTTGGGGGCAACGATCGTCTTCAGGGAAGCACCCGTATCCAGAACGGAGCTGCGACCGCCGGTACCATCACCATCCTGGCCAATGTGGGCAACAGCGATGGCAATGACGGGGTGCTCGAAAATGGAAGCGGTGGCGGGGTGCTGAACGTGGCGAAGCGTGGCGCCTTCCGCGTGCAACTGGAGTCGAACAATTCCTACACCGGCAGTACCGAGATATTCTCGGGCGAGCTTCGCGTGACGGGCTCTGGAGGGCGACTCAGTGGCACCACTTCGCTCAACATCCGTGGCGGCGGTAGCTTCTATACTTATAAGCAAAGCGACCAGAACGTGGATCGCGTCAACGATGGCGCTGCGGTGAACATGCACCAAGGCAGCTTCCTGGTGGACCAGAATCAAAGCGCATTCAACCTGGCAGAGACCTTGGGGGCGCTGAACATCCTCAACGGGGATAACACCATCCAGGTGGAAGCCTCTGTAGCGGCACAAACTTCGACGCTGACGTTTGCTTCGCTCAATGTTTCCTCGGGGGCCGTTGTGAACTTTACCAACGCTGCCCTGGCTGGTGACATCGGCATTGGTGAGGCGGACGACAACCGTGTGATCTTCACTGCGGACCCGGCGGTCACACTGGGCGGGATTATGGGTGGTAACGTCTACCACACGAAGAACTTCAACACCGGTACCACGCAGGACGTGGTGAACTTTGCCGGCTACGACATCGACACGGACGGCACCGGCACCGCCGATGTGGAGACAGGCGTGTATGCCTTTGCCGCCTATAATACAGGCGAGGAAAACACGTGGACCAGCACCACGGTGGCCAACCCAACTGCGGATGTGACGCTCACGGCAAGCCGGACCATCGAGGCCATTCGTCTCGGCGGTGGCATTGATATCACCATGAGCGCAGGACAGGTGCTCAACCTCACGACCGGTGGCCTGATCCACAATGGCACTGACAGCTCGATCTCCGGAGGCACACTCACGGCGGGTGGCTCTGCCGATGGCGAACTTTTCATCCGTACCGAGGACAACCTGAACACCACCACTCTCACGATTTCATCGGTCATTGCGGACAATGGAAGCGGCTCTGTGTCCCTTACAAAGACGGGTCCGGATAATCTGGTGCTCTCCGGGGCGAATACCTATACTGGACGTACCACCCTTTCCGGCGGCACAGTGAGCTTCACCGCGGACAGCGCATTCGGAACGGCTCCCACTTCCGCCACCGCCGGTCACCTGAGGTTGTACGGAGTGACGCTGGCGCAAACGGCCGACACAGGAACCATCACGATCGACGGAAACCGTGGGCTGGAGCTTGGAGGCACCACGAACATCATCAGTACTGCTGCGGGTTCAAACCTGGTGTACAACACCATGGGCATCACCAGCAATGGTGACGCCAGCCTCACACTTCAGGGCGACATTGACATGGCCATCGGTGGCAACACCACGATTGGTGGCAGTTTCACCATTCAGGACGGCGGTTCGGTCATTTCTCTGGGCGGCACGACCAATTCGATTGGCGGCAGCCTTATCGTAGGTCAGGCGCAGGGCACAACCACGTTCAACTATGGAGTGGCGGGAGGTACTCTGATCGTGGGAGCGAACAGCCCGAACACGTCGGTGCTTGAAGTGGGCACCCGCACCTCCGGCACGCTTAACACAAGCACTGGCATCCTGAACCTTGCAGGGTCCGATACCTTCATCGCCAATGTGGATCGTGTGCGCATTGGTGTGCTGACAGTGGATATCTTTCCAGACGCCGGTACCCGGGGTGTGGTGACATTTGGTACCAACGCGCATATCACGGCGGGTACTGAAGTGATCATGAGCGACAGCCAGAATGACGGGCTTCAGGGAACGCCCAGTACCATGACCTTCGGCAACGGTACGAGCAGCCTGACTTCACGGACCATCACCGTCGGTGCGCGCAAGGGGAATGCGACGATCTCCATCGCTGCAGGTGGCACCTTGAACCTGGGTGGCTTTGGAGAGCGCATGCTGGATCTCTTTATCGCGCGTCAACTCGCCACACAGACCGGCGTCACGAACAGCGGCACGCTGGACTTCTCCCAGGGCACTTTAATCGCCAGCATTGACGAGTTCGTCATCGCCGACAAATCCGGCCCCACCAGTGTGGCCGGCAGTGGTGGGGCGGGTGGTGCCACAGGTACAGTCACCTTGGGCAACAGCGCTCATAACGTGGTCGCCAATTCGCTTACCATGGCCCGCATCACGCAGGCTGCCTCGGGGGCTTTGGCTCAAGCAACGTATAACCAGGGTGGCGGCTCGACCATCATCCTGGGCAACATCCTCCTTGGTTCGCATGACGATGCGGCCAATGGCGCTGCCCGCGGCACGCTGAATATCACGGGTGGAGTCTTCACTGTGGGTGGGAACATTTTCAAGGCCGGCGCCGCCCGCAGTTCTGCCGTCATCATTGTGAATGGAGGCACACTCGACTTGCAGAACCAGGCTCATGGAGACACCACAGCGGGCACCTTCACTGGCAGCCAGCTGATCTTCCGCGCGGGCTCGATTGTCGATGGGGCATCTGTCACTCTCGATGGTGTGCGTGTGACTACCGCCACGGACGTGGGCAGCCATGAGGACGCGTTGATCCTGCGAGATGTGACGCTGGATGTGGATGTCTTCCTCACCAATGCCACCGCAGGCCTGGGGGGCATTCTCTATGAAGCCAATGGAAACGGCGCTGGCGGTATCATCAACGGGGATGTCGATTTGGGTACCGTGAGCCGTGACATCAATGTTGGAAACAGCACGGGAGCCAACGCAGACCTTACGATGGCCGGTCGCATCACCAACAGCGGCTCCATCAACAAGCAAGGCACCGGTACCTTGGTGCTCTCGAACGGAACCAACAACTACCAGGGCACCACCACCGTGAGCGCGGGGGTCCTGCAGGTGGGCCTCGCAGGTGTGGGCACCACGGGCACCGGGACCACGACCGTCACCACCACGGGCACTCTGGCGGGCACCGGCACAGTCACTGGTTCGGCGGCAACGCATGTGATTCAGGGTACGCTGCGTCCGGGTGACTTGAGCGGGGCTGGCATCGGCAATCTGAAGTTCGAAGGCAACCTCACGTTGGAAAGCACGGCGACCTCCTTCTTCCAGCTCGGCAGCCCAACGACCCCGGGCACTACCTACGACCGTATCACCGGCCTGAGCGCCAATGACACGATCATCGTGGACGGCACCATCAGTGCCGCAGAACTGAACGACAGCTTCTTTGGCGGCTACACGGGAGGAGCAGGGGATACCTGGCAGCTTCTCATGGACTGGACGACGATCAACCTCGCCGGCTTCAACGTGGGTACCAACCTGCGCACAGGCGCGGATGGCGTGAATGAGGGGGACCTGGACTTGCCGACCTTGAGTGCAGGCCTGTTCTGGGATGTCAGCAACTTCGGCAACAATGGGACGGTCAGCATTGTGCCGGAACCCGGGCGTGCGCTCCTGCTGCTGCTGGGTGTCGCTGGTCTGCTGATGCGCCGCCGTCGGCCCGGCCGACTGGCCTGAGGCCCCGACCCCCAAGAATCCATGTAAGCGGGCACTTGCACTGGCTGGCAGGTGCACTTAGGGAGTCGCGCGCCCGCCTGCCTGTGCGGCGTGCATTCCCCTGATTCTGTTTTTTCCAGTCGCTCTTTGATGTTCCAAGCCAAGCATTTTCATTTCCTCGGCATCTGTGGCACCGCCATGGGCTCCACGGCTGCCGCGCTACGCAAACAAGGCCACAAGATCACCGGCTCCGACAATGCGGTGTATCCTCCCATGTCCACCATGCTTGAGCAGTGTGGCATCGAGCTGATGAGTGGGTACAAGCCTGAGAATCTTCCTGCCGCCGCGGATGAGTATGTGGTGGGCAATGCCATTTCCCGGGGCAATCCGGAGGTGGAGGCGCTGCTGGAGCGCAAGCTTCCCTACACCTCCATGGCCGAGCTGCTCCGCCGTGAGGTGATGCAGGGCAAGCGCAACTTTGTAGTCACCGGCACGCACGGGAAGACCACCACCACCTCCATCCTCGCGTGGCTTCTGGAGGCGAATGGAAAAAATCCCGGCTACCTCATCGGTGGCGTGCCTGCGAATTTCGAAGTGGGCGCGCGATTCACGGATTCCGAGTACTTCGTCATCGAAGGGGACGAATACGACACCGCCTTCTTCGACAAGCGTTCCAAGTTCCTGCACTACCTTCCGGAGGCGGTGATTGTGAACAACATCGAGTTCGATCACGCGGACATCTTCAATACGCTGGATGACATCCTGCTCTCCTTCTCCCGTCTGCTGCGCATCGTGCCGCGCAACGGGAAGGTGTTTGTGAACGGCGACGAAGCGACCTGCCGCAGTCTCATCAAGGATTGCCCCGCGCCGATTGCCACCGTGGGCACGGGAGAGGGAAATGACATCAAGCTGCGCGTGACTGCCGGCACTCCTGAGTACACCGACTTTGAATTGAATGGTGTGCCCTTCCGCCTGCCGATGGTGGGTGAATTTAATGCACGCAATGCTGCCATGGCCGTGTGCGTGGCGAGTTTTGCAGGACTCACGGATGAAGAGATTCGCTCGGCACTCCTGACGTTCGGCGGCATCAAGAGACGCCAGACGGAGCGTGGCAAGGTGCGTGGCATCACCATCATCGATGACTTCGGGCACCATCCCACGGCCATTCGCGAGACGCTGCGTGGCCTGCGCCAGCGTTACACCGGCGCGCGTCTCTGGGCGCTTTTTGAGCCACGGTCGAATACCAGCCGTCGCAATGCCCTGCAACCTGACCTTATCGAGGCGCTCAAGGAAGCGGACGGCAGCATCGTCGCTGCGGTGAACCAGCCTGAGAAAGTTCCCCCGGGTCAGCTTCTGGATGTGGACGCCGTGGTCGCCGCCGTCTGTGCCGCAGGCCGGCAGGCCTACCACGAGCCAAACGTGGACGCCATCATCGCGCGCCTGAAGCCGCTCGCCCAAGAGGGAGATGTGGTCATCGTCTTCTCCAATGGTGGCTTCGATGGCATTCACCAGAAGCTGCTGGACAGACTGTAACCCGCGTATTGAGAGTCCATGGAACGCTGGCAGACGAACTAAAAGCACGCGCCTTCCGTATCCTCCATGGCCTCCTCCAATCCCTACGACCATCGCTCTCACGACTACCGCCTTCTGGTGAAGCGATGGAAGGCTTTCTGCAAAGACGCGAAGCTGAAGCTGCAGCCCTTTGCGTGCTCGGCGGAGGAGCACATCTACTTCATCGAAACCGCGCGTGAGCTCGCGGCGCAGGGTGAGCCGTGGATTTACATCTCCGCCGGGGTGCATGGCGATGAGTCAGCGCCACCGTGGGGACTGCTGGAGTGGGCAGAGGCACATGTGGACCTGCTGCGCAGGCATCCCTTCCTCATCTTTCCGGTGCTGAACCCCACC contains these protein-coding regions:
- a CDS encoding HAD family hydrolase: MNFSNDMPQALLFDIGNVLVRFDFTHAAQKFAAQSDATSQEVLALLAPFKDALESGRIADDDFIAQSVKRIGFRGTRAEFVEIWGDIFTANEPMIARVKQLTGQVPLYLLSNTSGLHKTWLFEKFDVFGLFAGGIYSHEARCMKPHEPIFQEAIKTFGLEPERTLYIDDLPDNIQTGRKLGFQCHQYHPDRHEEFEPVLTAFSQRV
- a CDS encoding MGDG synthase family glycosyltransferase — its product is MILLLTAGFGDGHNTAARNVRNALERLAPQEEHLVVDVFDEAHPVFAPLMKQNYQMLITRAPKAWAWFYRNSGGMKFDSKPDITAGLRNAIGELLKKHQPRAIVCTYPIYSKLLGQIKTMGHRVPPVYTVVTDSISIHPLWLIAPSDGYCVADEASKDSAVKLGAEPEKVHITGFPVSLDFLTPPKPEECISAHGRMLYLPSTGVAHVARTLESLRPLVAAGVRLTLPVGKHASRLHHVVRSFTDSLPKADIEVMGWTNQIPKLLQTHDFVICKAGGAILHESLAATCPAIIDYVVPGQEEGNAELLTSHGCGVTTRTPEETGREAAKMLEHNRAEARRMKANMLAHSMPDAAMRIAHVVLDHSRPA
- a CDS encoding TIGR01777 family oxidoreductase yields the protein MVIGITGASGFIGKALALAAKERGHKVVAFTRKKNGGLPNFDETRVIVPTGDKPALDPSGLDALVHLAGESVYGYWTTAKKQRIRDSRVDLTRRVVDALQACKEDGPKVFLCASGTGAYGDRGDEILTESSKRGWGFLADVCAEWEREAARAATFGTRVVYLRTGMVLGQGGGAWPVLRRVFSLRLGSRLGDGRQWVPWIHLDDEVGLILEAIENLGYSGPVNLAAPNPVTNAEMTRTIANLLNTSTFIPVPGFALKLVMGEFGSVALESARAKPEVALKNGYEFKYTDLEHALAMCV
- a CDS encoding HAD family hydrolase; this encodes MSAAQTTIGLVYDFDQTLSPGYMTDDVVFPNYGISVEQFWKRSQALVDKEGYDNELAYLKTMLDLLTPDRPTNAELRALGPKLRLYPGLPEMFTELEALLGPDHRALGVRLEHYIISSGLRELLEGSVLRPHVKAVFGCEFAQDREGRISFPKRVIGHTTKTQFLFRINKGMLEPHEDVNDHMPSDMRPIPFQHMIYLGDGPTDVPCFTLMRRYGGNAIAVYSPGDNTRKSFRKCWQLSAHADRVKHIAPADYRAGSHLRLMLEEMISEIADGIVRRKRAEVDSSMVSAPGF
- a CDS encoding beta strand repeat-containing protein, with product MPSLRKLGGFMSLAGSLLFSITSVSTLTAQTNTYTGATSAWSVGTNWSLGEPTAAHDVVLPGVVPASGGTITLAAGELANSLSFLNSYTLTGGNLTLTTGNISVDPTFTGTISSVLQGSVGLAKDGNGILVLGGANTFTGTVNINAGTLSISNNNNLGAASNGINFTGSGTLDVTAAVTAGRAMFIDAGIVGTMNITTGVVFRIDGVVSGGGTLSKNTSGTLVLGNAANTLSVITSAGGNLLLESSGSLGDASTTVNINGGTIGADDSGINTYTVGTLNIGGNVQFGITASGFTGSQIFSGTAVDLGGAARTLTTDEDVVFTGIVSNGSIVKAGDDFLQFNNNQNSFNGLTFSNNSSVYLGGDDVLGSGIITWAVSDGRLRSNDGTARILTNNLVLNANAIFGAASTGNLTIGKVGGTVDFGTGTRTINVDSVTTTFLSAVVNGTGMSKSGSGTAVFLASNTITGNVSIGTGNITVRGSTGKLSTGTGVVTVGDNNGNDESLTIGDAGDSLSGTVDRLSDGTTLRFNGSTSATFNGPGNSITEVIDVLDFAAGVGILTLNPAVGGEIQLNVNNATASLTRSNNNAMGVIRGTGLGQTGANSTRVIFAVAPTMLGLGGTGANTSIIPYLIGGDSTTDAPDTFLTYDAVNGVKPLADSDYSATVTGSHGQNVSVGALAETITGDASINALRLTAGGSIAMNAGADVVLRSGALLSTTTTTISGPGTLTLGESLVNGTGQGRQGVIFASANATPILLTINANVGTAGGLIVGDAGSTGHTIVLGGDNKIIGGIVLNGGTLRAGSAGALNDNYFNDLVLRAGNSTTGGALSTTLQVFGNNISVIFGGNDRLQGSTRIQNGAATAGTITILANVGNSDGNDGVLENGSGGGVLNVAKRGAFRVQLESNNSYTGSTEIFSGELRVTGSGGRLSGTTSLNIRGGGSFYTYKQSDQNVDRVNDGAAVNMHQGSFLVDQNQSAFNLAETLGALNILNGDNTIQVEASVAAQTSTLTFASLNVSSGAVVNFTNAALAGDIGIGEADDNRVIFTADPAVTLGGIMGGNVYHTKNFNTGTTQDVVNFAGYDIDTDGTGTADVETGVYAFAAYNTGEENTWTSTTVANPTADVTLTASRTIEAIRLGGGIDITMSAGQVLNLTTGGLIHNGTDSSISGGTLTAGGSADGELFIRTEDNLNTTTLTISSVIADNGSGSVSLTKTGPDNLVLSGANTYTGRTTLSGGTVSFTADSAFGTAPTSATAGHLRLYGVTLAQTADTGTITIDGNRGLELGGTTNIISTAAGSNLVYNTMGITSNGDASLTLQGDIDMAIGGNTTIGGSFTIQDGGSVISLGGTTNSIGGSLIVGQAQGTTTFNYGVAGGTLIVGANSPNTSVLEVGTRTSGTLNTSTGILNLAGSDTFIANVDRVRIGVLTVDIFPDAGTRGVVTFGTNAHITAGTEVIMSDSQNDGLQGTPSTMTFGNGTSSLTSRTITVGARKGNATISIAAGGTLNLGGFGERMLDLFIARQLATQTGVTNSGTLDFSQGTLIASIDEFVIADKSGPTSVAGSGGAGGATGTVTLGNSAHNVVANSLTMARITQAASGALAQATYNQGGGSTIILGNILLGSHDDAANGAARGTLNITGGVFTVGGNIFKAGAARSSAVIIVNGGTLDLQNQAHGDTTAGTFTGSQLIFRAGSIVDGASVTLDGVRVTTATDVGSHEDALILRDVTLDVDVFLTNATAGLGGILYEANGNGAGGIINGDVDLGTVSRDINVGNSTGANADLTMAGRITNSGSINKQGTGTLVLSNGTNNYQGTTTVSAGVLQVGLAGVGTTGTGTTTVTTTGTLAGTGTVTGSAATHVIQGTLRPGDLSGAGIGNLKFEGNLTLESTATSFFQLGSPTTPGTTYDRITGLSANDTIIVDGTISAAELNDSFFGGYTGGAGDTWQLLMDWTTINLAGFNVGTNLRTGADGVNEGDLDLPTLSAGLFWDVSNFGNNGTVSIVPEPGRALLLLLGVAGLLMRRRRPGRLA